AGAATGCCGAGGGTCTGCCGGCGAAGGGCATAAGGATCCTCGGACCCGGACGGGAGGAGTCCGATTCCGAAACACCCGGCGATGGTATCCATCTTATCGGCCAGACTGATCAGGGCCCCCTCTTCGGACGAAGGGATGAGGTCGCCCGCAAAACGGGGGCGGTAGTGCTCGGACACGGCGAGGGCCGCCTGTTCCGATTCCCCGGAGAGGAGGGCATATTCACGTCCCATCTCTCCCTGCAGGGTGGGAAACTCCTTGACCATGGAAGTACAGAGATCGGCCTTGCATAACGATGCGGCCGTAGAGACCGGGACCGTATCCATGATTCCGATCTTTTTTGCCAGCCAGGCGGAAAGCGCGGCAATCCTCTCGGCCTTCTCAAACAGGGTCCCCAGCTTTTCCTGAAAGGTCACCCGTTTGAGATCCTCCACATAAGAGGAAAGCGGACGCCCGCAGTCGCTCTTGAAGAAGTAAAGGGCATCGGTCAACCTGGCACGGAGGACCCGTTCGTTCCCGGAGATGATCATCCCCGCGTCCTTGGCCCGTGTATTGCTGACCGTGATGAAGTGCGGGAGGAGATCACCCGAGCTGCTCTCCAATGAAAAATACCTCTGGTGTTCCCGCATGGCGGTGATCAGGACCTGGCGGGGGAGCGAGAGGAAGCCGGGTTCAAAACTCCCGCAGAGCGCCGTGGGATATTCGACCAGATAGATCACCTCTTCAAGGAGCTTTTCGTCCGGAATCACTCGCCCCCCCACTTCGCTCTCAATCTTCTGGATCTGTTTCAGGATCTCCTTCCTCCTATCTTCGGGGTCGAACATCAGAAAACGATCCTTGGAAGAGGCCTTGTAAGACTTGAAGCCGTGGACCGTACAAGAGCCAGGGCTCATGAAACGATGCCCACGGGAGAGGTTCCCGCTCTTGATCCCGTCGAATTCAAAGGGGATCACCTCTTCATTGTACAGGGCGAGGATCCAGTGGATGGGCCTTGCAAACCGAAGACTCCCGCTCCCCCAGCGCATGGACTTGGGAAAGTGGAGCGTGGTGATGATCTCGGGAAGGATCTTCTGCAAAACTTCCGGAGCGGGGAGACCGGGCTCTTTTTTTACGGCGCAAAGATATTCCCCCTTGGGCGTCTCCTGAATGGTCAGATCCTTGATGTCAACACCTTGGCCTCGCGCAAAGCCTACGGCCGCCTTAGTGGGGTTCCCCTCTGAGTCATAGGCCACCGACCGGGCAGGACCGAGGACCGTCAGGTTGAGATCCTCCTGCCGTTCGGGAAGCCCTTCTACATAAAGGATCAGTCTCCTGGGCGAGGCAAAGGTCAAAACCGAGCTGAAACCAAGGCGATGCTCCGTTAAAATCTTCTCGGTCAAGGTCTTCAATTCCGACATGGCCCCAGGTAAAAAGGCTGCGGGTATTTCCTCGGCGCCGATCTCCAGCAACAACTCCTTGCCCATGGCCTATAACCCCATATCCTCTTTTTTCGAAATCATGTCCTGTTTCCTCTGATGAGGCTTCTGACGCTGCGGAAGAAGAGGGAACCCCTTTTCTTCACGCATGGCGAGATACCCTTTTGCACAGAGCCTGGCCAGGTTTCGAACCCTGGCGATGTAGCCGGTCCGTTCGGTCACGCTGATGGCGCCCCGGGCATCCAGCATGTTGAAGGCGTGCGAACACTTCAGACAATAATCATAGGCGGGGAGAATCAGGCCTTCCTTGATGAGACGGTTCCCCTCCTTTTCAAAGATATCGAAGAGGTTAAAATGCATCCCGGAATCGGAGATCTCGAAGTTGTACCGGGAGAACTCAACCTCATCTTCATGGTGGATATCCCCATACGTGACCCCCTCCGCCCATTTCAGATCAAAGACATTGTCCACCTGCTGGAGGTACATGGCCATCCGTTCCAGCCCGTAGGTGATCTCCACGGAAACCGGGGAAAGGTCGATCCCGCCCACCTGCTGGAAGTAGGTGAATTGCGTGATCTCCATGCCGTCGAGCCAGACCTCCCAGCCGAGGCCCCAAGCCCCCAGGGTCGGAGACTCCCAGTCGTCCTCGACAAAACGGATGTCATGCTGGAGGGGATCAACACCAATCTCGACCAGGCTTCTGATATAGATATCCTGGATGTCCTTGGGTGAGGGCTTCATGATCACCTGGAACTGATAATAATGCTGCAGGCGGTTCGGGTTTTCTCCGTACCGGCCGTCCGTGGGTCTCCTTGAAGGTTCCACATAGGCGGCGTTCCAGGGTTCGGGACCCAGAACACGTAAAAATGTCGCAGGATTGAAGGTGCCGGCCCCGACTTCAATGTCATACCCCTGCTGGATGAGGCACCCCTTTTTCACCCAGTAATTCTGCAAGGACAGAATAAGTTCCTGAAATGTCACAAAAAACTCCGCTTTTAAGCTTAAGAAAAATAGGGGTCGTATGTTAGCAAAGGAGGTTTATTTTGTCAAGAAAATCATCTTTGATTCAGCGATTCCGCAATCACATCCAGGAAGGCAACAACAGTTGTTGTATTTTAAAAACTTAACGGTCCGTACCGCCGAAATTCGCCTGGCAGTCGCCGTCACCGCCGTTGATGGTGATGTCGGCATTCATGGCGGTATCGTAAGTCAAAGTCGAGACCACGGGAAGGCCGCAGGTGCCGTTGTTCGTGGTCCTCCGTTCAATAGTCTCACCCGGGTTCAACAAGATGACCGCCGTCGTGATCTCCGCGTTGTTATTGATGCGCCTGCACGCGCCGTCAATCCAGAAGTCTCTCCTTCCCCCCGTATTATTCCAGACCCGGTATCCGGCACAGCCGACATACGCGGAGGTCGAGCAGTTTCCGCTTCCGTAGGCATTGGTCACCGTCAGGGTAAACGAACTCAATGATGTCAAAGCAGCGGTGGTGCACGTTCCCGAGTTCGAGCTGACAAAGCTCGTGCAGGTGCCGCTCGAGGGCGCGAATACACCGTCCGCAGGACCGTTGGTGATGTTCCAGATCAGACTGGTCGTGCTGTTGTAATCCACGATGCCGGGGCTCGCGGTCAGGGTACAGGAGGGCGCACTTGGCGGATTGACCGTGACCGTGGCCGAACAATTATTCGAGCCGTTCGTATTCGAAACCGTCAGGGTAAATGTCGTGGTTGCAACAAGGGCCGCCGTTGTGCACGTGCCGCCGTTGGAACTCGTGAAGTTTGAACACCCACCGCTGACCGGAGCGAAGGCACCGTCCGCGGGACCGTTGGTGACGGCCCAGGTGAGGTCCGCGGTCTGTCCCGGGTTGATCGGCCCGGCCGGGCCCGTCAGGGTGCAGGTGGGCGCAGTCCCGCCGGAAGAAGCATTGACGCGCACAGAAAAACCTTTTGACGTGGTGGAACAGCTATCCGAAAGGACGGCTGCAAACGGATAGTCCCCAGCCGATGCGCCCGGGGGACTCGCGCTGAGCACACCCGTGACCCCATCCACGCCCAACCATCCGGGATTGCCGGAGAGGCTCCAGGTGTAGGCATTCATGCCGCCGGTCCCGTTCAAGGTGGCAAAAATCGGAGCCGAAGCCCCCTCGGTTGTGGAGGGGAGATCCGAATTCGTGATCCTCAGGGTCTGGGGATAGACCAGGATGGAGAAATCCCTGACCGCCGTCTTTCCCTGGGCATCGGTCAGCGTGACATTAGTAATCCCTATGGTGTTGGAACAGGCGCCCAGCGTGCCGGAGGGGGTCGCGCTGGTATCAATGGTCCCGCTTATCGTGCCCGCAGTACTGAGCGAAAGGCCGCCGCTCCAGCTGATCGGTCCGGCCGGAGACCATGGCTGATAAGGCAAGCATCCCCCATACCCCTCGATCTGGGCATTGTAGGCCGTATCCTCGGTCCCTTCAGGGAGCGTGGACGTCCGGATCGAAAGAGAGGAGCAGGAGAGTTCCTGCCTTAATCGGGAGAGATCCACATACTCGACGA
This sequence is a window from Nitrospirae bacterium CG2_30_53_67. Protein-coding genes within it:
- a CDS encoding glycine--tRNA ligase subunit beta — its product is MGKELLLEIGAEEIPAAFLPGAMSELKTLTEKILTEHRLGFSSVLTFASPRRLILYVEGLPERQEDLNLTVLGPARSVAYDSEGNPTKAAVGFARGQGVDIKDLTIQETPKGEYLCAVKKEPGLPAPEVLQKILPEIITTLHFPKSMRWGSGSLRFARPIHWILALYNEEVIPFEFDGIKSGNLSRGHRFMSPGSCTVHGFKSYKASSKDRFLMFDPEDRRKEILKQIQKIESEVGGRVIPDEKLLEEVIYLVEYPTALCGSFEPGFLSLPRQVLITAMREHQRYFSLESSSGDLLPHFITVSNTRAKDAGMIISGNERVLRARLTDALYFFKSDCGRPLSSYVEDLKRVTFQEKLGTLFEKAERIAALSAWLAKKIGIMDTVPVSTAASLCKADLCTSMVKEFPTLQGEMGREYALLSGESEQAALAVSEHYRPRFAGDLIPSSEEGALISLADKMDTIAGCFGIGLLPSGSEDPYALRRQTLGILAILMEKGYPVLLSEMIDEALRLLGPNISLDLEGTRKAILNYFKGRLSGLLISDVHRYDTVEAVLEAGFDHLPDAKARVDALTAFRGEPMFEPFTVVCKRAMNIIKGSETRAVEKGLLQHESEKSLYQDVQQTEKKVKNLIQKGKYREALTTIASLREAIDSFFDGVMVMDKDMKIRDNRLALLSRVASMVSRIADFSKIVVE
- a CDS encoding glycine--tRNA ligase subunit alpha produces the protein MTFQELILSLQNYWVKKGCLIQQGYDIEVGAGTFNPATFLRVLGPEPWNAAYVEPSRRPTDGRYGENPNRLQHYYQFQVIMKPSPKDIQDIYIRSLVEIGVDPLQHDIRFVEDDWESPTLGAWGLGWEVWLDGMEITQFTYFQQVGGIDLSPVSVEITYGLERMAMYLQQVDNVFDLKWAEGVTYGDIHHEDEVEFSRYNFEISDSGMHFNLFDIFEKEGNRLIKEGLILPAYDYCLKCSHAFNMLDARGAISVTERTGYIARVRNLARLCAKGYLAMREEKGFPLLPQRQKPHQRKQDMISKKEDMGL